One stretch of Anolis carolinensis isolate JA03-04 chromosome 3, rAnoCar3.1.pri, whole genome shotgun sequence DNA includes these proteins:
- the LOC134297525 gene encoding nanos homolog 2-like, protein MGGSNVKGLEPLPLYIKQRLRLQYVAFSVCPHQGRIGTMLSRSAMHVPHYAPSMFREFDRWKGYLSLAKVVTEIIAERKKVPFPSQSWDTMEYDMQLVLNEDNFETASQWVNGSSSSSKSSKGSANGQASQNKEICNFCKHNGESKQVYSSHRLKGMDGTVECPILRKYTCPLCGATGEKAHTLKYCPLSQGKRSLYRKCGRNSAGRKVRR, encoded by the coding sequence atgggagggtccaatgtgaaaggtttggaacccctccccttatatataaaacaaagactccgcctccaatatgtggcattcagtgtgtgtccacaccagggtagaattggcaccatgctctccagatcagccatgcacgtgccacattatgccccttccatgttcagggagtttgacagatggaagggctatctgagccttgcgaaagtggttacggagatcatcgcggaacgcaagaaggtcccatttccatctcagagttgggacacaatggagtacgacatgcagctagtcctcaacgaggacaactttgaaacagcatcacaatgggttaatggaagcagttccagcagcaagagctccaaaggtagtgccaatggccaggcttcccaaaacaaggagatttgcaatttctgcaaacacaacggggaatccaagcaggtctattcgtcccaccggctgaaggggatggacggcaccgtggagtgccccatcttgcgcaaatacacctgtccgctctgcggtgccacgggcgaaaaggcccatactttaaaatactgcccactgagccaagggaagaggtcgctgtatcgcaagtgcggacgtaactcggctggacgcaaggtgaggagataa